The following coding sequences lie in one Alloacidobacterium dinghuense genomic window:
- the rplS gene encoding 50S ribosomal protein L19, whose protein sequence is MSIHPVMQRLAEKLNRTDLPPFVPGDTVRVQVKIKEGDKERLQAFEGIVIARKNGPQGSFTVRKMSFGQGVERIFPLNSKVVDKVETIRSAKVRRAKLFYLRGLRGKAARLKEVERT, encoded by the coding sequence ATGTCTATTCATCCAGTCATGCAGCGCCTTGCCGAGAAGTTGAACCGCACGGACCTGCCTCCCTTCGTCCCCGGCGACACAGTGCGCGTGCAGGTCAAGATCAAGGAAGGCGATAAAGAGCGCCTCCAGGCATTTGAAGGCATCGTGATTGCCCGCAAGAATGGCCCGCAGGGCAGCTTCACCGTCCGCAAAATGAGCTTCGGCCAGGGTGTCGAGCGCATCTTCCCCTTAAACTCCAAGGTCGTCGACAAGGTCGAGACAATCCGCAGCGCCAAGGTGCGCCGCGCCAAGCTCTTCTACCTTCGCGGACTCCGCGGCAAAGCCGCCCGCCTCAAAGAAGTCGAGCGCACCTAA
- a CDS encoding serine/threonine-protein kinase — MAGDFLRDYEILGRVGAGGMGVVLQARDIRLHRVVALKFLPHDMYGGEADKESLLKEARAISALDHPNICTVYGLEENEDGQLFMAMAYYDGGTLAGKIANGPISLSEAVELLRGIVSGLGAAHAHNILHRDIKPSNILLTRKGVPKIVDFGLSRAISGDSRTLSLTISGTAAYMSPEQLCGEAIDQRADIWAIGVTAVEILSGHHPFRRDTLPAVAHSICVDPPEIPGDLPLSLQRILYRCLAKTPELRYLSCEELLQDLAALDPGSISGSGGAVDTASLHPPKVSQRKALSNAVAAASGGVVRESSRKGWVVAGAALLLLVLAVIVFPVPREHVRGLLFGPKEKHIAVLPFDSGDAATAPLAAGLMDSMTAALSNLDAGGQSLWVIPAAVVRSGNLSDPVAAYKQLGATLVVKGKLERDGQRVAIDLDLINAETLRQVGAVSAANENGDLAAAEEDAVTQLGHLLNVSGGRDAVARSGSSSVPAAYDLYLEALSYLQRFDKPQNLDLAVDRLQKAIAQDPEFALAYAKLGEAYRLKYKAGRDPKWMQEALENCERALKLNPELPSAYVTLGSLHTLTGHNELALAEFQKAAALDARNADAAIGVAWSYEQAARLDEAEAEYKRAAALNASDWSNRNELALFYDRHGRYADAIEQVKQAIASSPDNPMLYFNLGGFYLDSGNAAWFPLAEDALRKSLALAATNGAYGNLAMLYLHEKRYAEAAAASEKAIALDTQQILSWRFAELAYRWLGNRQRADAALNQIENVARAQTAMNPRNAQDQSWLGLAYAKKGLCGQANPHIDAALSLAPGDSQVVVNAVEAYNLCADETSAEKLIKKARQNGVSFADLQLDPDMQSLLARVKAH; from the coding sequence GTGGCTGGGGACTTTCTGCGCGATTACGAGATTCTGGGGCGGGTGGGCGCAGGCGGCATGGGCGTAGTTTTGCAGGCGCGGGACATTAGGCTCCACCGCGTTGTCGCGCTCAAGTTCCTTCCACACGACATGTATGGCGGCGAGGCCGACAAGGAAAGCCTGCTGAAAGAAGCGCGCGCGATTTCTGCGCTTGACCATCCGAATATCTGCACTGTGTATGGGCTGGAGGAGAACGAAGACGGCCAACTCTTTATGGCGATGGCCTACTACGATGGTGGGACGCTGGCGGGGAAGATTGCCAACGGGCCGATTTCGCTGTCTGAGGCAGTTGAGCTTCTGCGCGGCATTGTTTCCGGTTTGGGTGCGGCGCATGCGCACAATATTCTGCATCGCGATATCAAGCCGTCGAATATTTTGCTGACGCGGAAGGGTGTTCCGAAGATTGTGGACTTCGGGCTGTCACGAGCGATCAGCGGTGATAGCCGAACGCTGAGCCTGACGATTTCGGGAACTGCAGCTTATATGTCGCCTGAGCAATTGTGCGGCGAGGCAATCGACCAGCGGGCAGACATCTGGGCGATCGGCGTGACGGCGGTGGAGATACTGAGCGGACATCATCCGTTCCGGCGCGATACACTGCCTGCGGTTGCTCACAGTATTTGCGTCGATCCGCCGGAGATTCCTGGTGATCTGCCGCTGAGCTTGCAGCGGATTCTCTATAGGTGTCTGGCGAAGACCCCTGAGCTTCGTTATTTGAGTTGCGAGGAATTGCTGCAGGATTTGGCGGCTCTGGATCCGGGATCTATTTCTGGGTCTGGGGGTGCCGTCGACACTGCGTCTTTGCACCCGCCGAAGGTGTCACAGAGGAAGGCTCTCAGTAACGCGGTTGCCGCGGCTTCGGGTGGCGTGGTGCGCGAGTCTTCGCGCAAGGGGTGGGTGGTTGCGGGTGCGGCTCTACTGCTGCTGGTGCTGGCGGTGATTGTTTTTCCTGTGCCGCGCGAGCATGTGCGCGGGCTTCTCTTTGGGCCGAAGGAAAAGCATATTGCAGTGCTTCCGTTTGATAGCGGTGATGCTGCAACGGCTCCCCTGGCTGCGGGGCTGATGGACAGCATGACGGCTGCGCTTTCGAATCTGGATGCAGGCGGGCAGTCGTTGTGGGTGATTCCGGCAGCGGTGGTTCGCAGCGGGAACTTGAGTGATCCGGTTGCGGCCTATAAGCAGCTGGGCGCGACGCTGGTGGTGAAAGGCAAGCTTGAGCGCGATGGGCAGCGTGTGGCGATTGATCTCGACCTGATCAATGCAGAGACGCTGCGGCAGGTCGGGGCGGTGTCGGCTGCGAACGAGAATGGCGATCTGGCTGCGGCTGAGGAGGATGCGGTGACGCAGCTAGGGCATTTGCTCAATGTTTCGGGTGGTCGCGATGCTGTGGCGCGGTCGGGCAGCAGCAGCGTGCCGGCGGCGTACGATCTATATCTCGAAGCGCTGAGTTATTTGCAGAGATTCGATAAGCCGCAAAATCTGGACCTGGCGGTGGATCGGTTGCAGAAGGCGATTGCGCAGGATCCGGAGTTTGCGCTGGCGTATGCGAAGCTGGGTGAGGCCTATCGGCTGAAGTACAAGGCTGGCAGGGATCCGAAGTGGATGCAGGAAGCGCTCGAGAATTGCGAGCGGGCGCTGAAACTGAATCCGGAATTGCCGAGCGCATATGTGACGCTTGGATCGCTGCATACGCTGACGGGTCACAACGAACTGGCGTTGGCGGAATTTCAGAAAGCGGCTGCGCTGGATGCGCGCAATGCGGACGCGGCGATTGGAGTGGCGTGGTCGTATGAGCAGGCGGCCCGGCTGGATGAGGCAGAGGCGGAGTATAAGCGCGCTGCAGCGCTGAATGCGAGCGACTGGTCGAATCGGAATGAGCTGGCGCTGTTTTACGACCGGCACGGGCGCTATGCGGATGCGATCGAGCAGGTGAAGCAGGCGATTGCTTCGAGCCCGGATAATCCGATGCTGTATTTCAACCTTGGCGGCTTTTACTTGGACAGCGGGAATGCTGCGTGGTTTCCGCTGGCGGAAGATGCGTTGAGGAAGTCGCTGGCGCTGGCGGCGACGAATGGCGCATATGGCAATCTGGCGATGCTGTATTTGCACGAGAAGCGATATGCGGAGGCTGCGGCGGCGAGCGAGAAGGCGATCGCCCTTGATACGCAGCAGATCCTTTCGTGGCGGTTTGCGGAGCTAGCGTATCGGTGGCTGGGGAATCGGCAGAGGGCGGATGCGGCTCTGAATCAGATTGAAAATGTGGCGCGCGCGCAGACGGCGATGAATCCCAGGAACGCTCAGGATCAGTCGTGGCTGGGGCTGGCCTATGCGAAGAAAGGGCTGTGCGGGCAGGCGAATCCGCATATCGATGCGGCGCTTTCGCTTGCGCCGGGTGATTCTCAAGTAGTTGTAAATGCAGTGGAGGCATATAATCTCTGCGCGGATGAAACCAGTGCAGAGAAGCTGATAAAAAAAGCACGCCAGAATGGCGTTTCATTCGCGGACTTGCAACTTGACCCAGATATGCAGTCGCTGCTGGCCAGAGTAAAGGCCCATTAG